One window of Mycoplasma cottewii genomic DNA carries:
- the tsaE gene encoding tRNA (adenosine(37)-N6)-threonylcarbamoyltransferase complex ATPase subunit type 1 TsaE, with amino-acid sequence MKEICINNLDETKQFAKTLALEIKDRQLPFYILLNGDLGAGKTTFTKSLLKELGVSENVSSPTFVIMNQYKTDQFNINHVDAYRLSNDSEIDMYLDEFDNSINVVEWYENLNLDFNKLNKITIDIKIIDENKRIFIIGE; translated from the coding sequence ATGAAAGAAATTTGTATTAATAATTTAGATGAAACAAAACAATTTGCTAAAACTTTAGCTTTAGAAATTAAAGATAGACAACTACCTTTTTATATTTTGTTAAATGGTGATTTAGGTGCAGGTAAAACAACATTTACAAAGTCATTATTAAAAGAATTAGGTGTTAGTGAAAATGTATCATCTCCAACTTTTGTAATTATGAATCAATATAAAACTGATCAATTTAATATTAATCATGTTGATGCTTATAGATTAAGTAATGATTCTGAAATAGATATGTATTTAGATGAGTTTGACAATAGTATTAATGTTGTTGAGTGATATGAAAACTTAAATTTAGATTTTAATAAATTAAATAAAATAACAATTGATATTAAAATAATTGATGAAAACAAAAGAATATTTATTATAGGAGAATAA
- the tsaB gene encoding tRNA (adenosine(37)-N6)-threonylcarbamoyltransferase complex dimerization subunit type 1 TsaB translates to MNLFIDTTNWKLVYILEKNNEIVDKLIVDNNKKISDIAIEKLKEFLTNNNLTIKDIDSFYLTKGPGSYTGVRVGLTIVKTIKVLNNNIKVYLIDSLMFQSGKNKAISILDARGHKYYFAVYDQFKILENVQLIEADRLDFYIKKYKDFKLVKDYEIDFANTYLETKEMFELVDDINSINPLYVKGFI, encoded by the coding sequence ATGAACCTTTTTATAGATACTACTAATTGAAAACTTGTTTATATTTTAGAAAAGAATAATGAAATAGTAGATAAATTAATTGTTGATAATAATAAAAAAATATCAGACATAGCTATAGAAAAATTAAAAGAATTTTTAACTAATAACAATTTAACTATTAAAGATATTGACTCATTTTATTTAACTAAAGGTCCTGGAAGTTATACAGGAGTTAGAGTTGGATTAACTATAGTTAAAACTATTAAAGTATTAAATAATAATATTAAAGTTTATTTAATTGATTCATTAATGTTTCAATCTGGTAAAAATAAGGCAATTTCTATATTAGATGCTAGAGGACATAAATATTATTTTGCAGTTTATGATCAATTTAAAATTTTAGAAAATGTTCAGTTAATTGAAGCTGATCGATTAGATTTTTATATTAAAAAATACAAAGATTTTAAACTTGTAAAAGATTATGAGATAGATTTTGCTAATACTTATTTAGAGACTAAAGAAATGTTTGAATTAGTTGATGATATAAACAGTATTAATCCACTTTATGTAAAAGGATTTATTTAG
- a CDS encoding Bsp6I family restriction endonuclease, translating into MLKTITKEKYDEIISLYPLWKELNKKIKISYARGINFHEIFSEFIVCHINDYQISHNNGSEDAISKEGIKVQIKSSSNYKTDLTSFGPRSEFEILEFARLDQQNDLLYLYKIPIQNLKSIEVKQGQTFAQQQEEKRRPRFSIISKIIEKDNLKPYAKVNMITGEYEFYNKND; encoded by the coding sequence ATGTTAAAAACTATAACAAAAGAAAAATATGATGAGATAATTTCGCTTTATCCATTGTGAAAAGAATTAAATAAAAAAATTAAAATATCATATGCTCGTGGTATTAACTTTCATGAAATATTTTCTGAATTTATTGTGTGTCATATAAATGATTATCAAATTAGTCACAACAATGGATCTGAAGATGCTATTTCAAAAGAAGGAATAAAAGTTCAAATAAAATCTTCATCTAACTATAAAACAGATTTAACTTCTTTTGGACCTAGAAGTGAATTTGAGATACTAGAATTTGCAAGACTAGATCAACAAAACGATTTGTTGTATTTATATAAAATTCCAATACAAAATTTAAAAAGTATTGAAGTTAAACAAGGTCAAACATTTGCTCAACAACAAGAAGAAAAGAGAAGACCTAGATTTTCTATAATCTCTAAAATTATTGAAAAAGACAATCTAAAACCTTATGCAAAGGTAAATATGATTACAGGAGAATATGAATTTTATAATAAAAATGATTAG